The sequence cGGTAGGAGAaccttagcggcagtacttcccaggcaattcccacgcaggtacttcgcagtcccgtatgcagccaagataatgaaattctgtgagatttcagccattccattaaaggaattccttcactgagttgtcagcccccacgcgactggtacaaaggtcacacagtatgctcgcaagtataacgcgtccagcaagtaagacacatgcgctgactcgcacaaatccttttccgccctcaggaatgtccggtatgctagaaaatccctaaacgtaacaagcccgagtagcttgcccggaaaggtgtgacagggcctaaacatggttgcgggtaaaaaaaaatatgcgtgcgcacctccgggcgactacttttgagatacttgctaggtactgtcatgtgcggatcatctacggggacctccggtcgtcaaaattgttctttgcaagtcgcatgcaaggctggtgtgacacggccttgagCGGGAGCACcttgcaggcaactcccacgcaggtacttggCAGCTATTTTTATTCCTGAAATTTTTCAGTTACCCTTTCGTAATTTCACTTTTTGATTTTAATACGAACCGTATTTTCATCTTCGGACTATTGCACTTTCGGTATAACTAACCTTAATTCATCTTCAGATTAACAAGCCCTTaaaataacgaaccttaattCGATGTTGGATtgacgaatcttcggaataaggCCACATATCTatgttcgaaataacaaactcTTTTTGATTTCCGGGTAAACTTATACGTCTATTATTCGTGTATTTAACTTATATAACTTTGTGTATTTCTTAACACCATACCATTGGAACGTTGACATTTTAACACAAGTTCTCCTCACAACGGTGTGTGGCACAGTGAGCGTTTATAGCGATTTCCTATACTCTAATAAACTAATATGAGAGATGCACTGTAAATATTTCTTCTGCTCTGTAATTTCACAGGGAATCCCCATGTCTTTATAAAAGAGCAAATTtaagttgtttttctttatcaatggCCCTCAAATTTTTACAAAATCTACAAATAAAGCTTCCGCTGAAGAAGCCATAGTGAAAACGGAGAGTTTAAATTCAATCTCCATTTCATAGAAATAATAAATATCTAGTTAAACTAGAACACTCGCACGGGGGACCAGTTCAAGcacatcataattatgatattatatttaTGTTTATAGTATCTACTTATCCCCTGAACCCGTCCCCTTACCCCATTCAGATCAATGAAATCCGATGAGGAATAAGGCTGTTATAGCTCATACGAGAAATATGACATGTCATGTTATAAAAGACGGAACAATAATAGGGCTGTCAATGAAACCTTTGTTACCTAGaaacaatccccccccccctcatataCGTCCATATATAGCAAGTTTGAATTAATCAGACAAGAAAATTATAAAGTGGCTGATACAGCACGtacaagaaatgtgacatggTATCCAAATCACAAAACTGAGGGCGCTGtatcacaaactgttgtgttcAACATGTAGATTGACCATCCATACACCGTTTGCACATCctcaaagtgaaaacatagttttggtaATGGCATGAGAACCCGTCTTGCACTATTTCGTATTTGGTaacaatatatcgaaagagtctaccaagaaactcaCTGGCTGACGTGACTTGCCATTATGATGAGTAGTTGTTTCGGagtattttctattttgtttatattatatcatatatatatatatatatatatatatatatatatatatatatagcgaaaactttgagaaaagaaaatgggttttcatcgggattcgaacccgagacctccggaatactagaccggtgctctaccgactgagctattgaaagccctagatcggtgttcgtcccaaacccttaactctctttgctcgtgtggtcagaagctatagtgtgtgtatgtgtgccacacacacacacacattaacctgacataaacccaaatgaacccatcatttgggtttatgtcaggttaatgtgtgtgtgtgtggcacacatacacacactatagcttctgaccacacgagcaaagagagttaagggtttgggacgaacaccgatctagggctttcaatagctcagtcggtagagtaccggtctagtaatccggaggtctcgggttcgaatcccgatgaaaacccattttcttttctcaaagttttcgctatttattattacaattttttctggtcagtttttccttccttgtttcaatatatatatatatatatatatatatatatatatatatatatatatatatattatatatacatacacatattgaGAAAAGTGAATTTTACATAATTGAATAGATAAGCATTTTTGCCAGTTTTGACCTGAAGATGATCTTTGACCGTGTAAAAGGTCTAAATGTGGGAGCAGCATTACCAATAGGTATAGATATCtagatttgactatgatacatatacatactaaaatgaaagaacaaaaaaattgaTCAAGAAACATTACCAGTAtcgcacacacaaataaaccttgaatattttgcatttttgtgtgtaaataCGGAACAAGTGGGGGcgtcatcatcaaaatcaaaatacttTTTTGCCTTTACCGTAATACACTTTCATGCCACATTTGAAGATGATCCGAAAAGAACTCCAGCCGatagagcgctcacaagaaaATTTCTGCGGCGGACGCAACGTCCGGGTGACAATTCCAAATCCATACtgtcctccgaactctgttcggggaTCCAATAATATTTATATCGATTCATTATAATTAAAGAACTGTATCATGAGAGAAAAAATAGTTTCGAGCCAAGGCAGGATGAAAAGGCACCTTGTGTTCGACTTACACTAATCGTAAACGCAGACACACGCTCAGAATTGTATCACCATTTTACGTATTAACCCAATTCGGAGTTAGCTTATGGGCacgttggtccgaatgacctttcttttttctcagtctgTTAGGCACCAGTCATAATAAATAAACACGGATCAAGGATCTACACGACGATCCGGGGAGTTCCTGGATAGTTTCGACCACGCTCTTCCGGCATTGAACGTGTAGTTGCCGGGTGGGTCCGGCATGGTCCTTTTAAATGCCGTGTGTTACCGTGCGCACAGTCATCAATGCTCGTCGACGCTCCATCCAAACTATCCCGGACTGGAGCTTtagactgtacacacggtatcaacacggcagctacacggataaggtcGGAAGAGCGTGGCGTATACACGGACCAACACGGCATCTTACACAAACCAACACAGTAGCTACACGAATCAAACaacagctacacggcagccacacggaccatcccAGATTGCtgtttgacctccaaaagttgccgtgttggcctcctgGATGTCCAGGAATGTCCAAGGCATGAACACGGATGTCttcagtcacatagacatcccggatcaccccggatctgatccgaggtgatccggggagagatccgtgttgacgccttgGACATCCATGAATGTCCGTGTGGATTCGGGGacatccgggaggccaacacggcaaatCTTGGAGGTCAAAATCATCCTGCGTCATCCGGAGATTGCGGTGTTGGCAAAGCAATCCGCATACATGCCAAGTTCAAACagtttttatgagtgagattttcatgacgcGTGCATGACTGTGTATGAGCGAGGGAGCGAAGTGACCGAGCGagaggagggtgtgggaggcGGGTGTCTTCCCTCCCAGGTTAGGAACTTTTCCAATATTTAGCTCTTACTGGTGCaagctggtgcatacttaagtgattatttttcacttattttgaaagacaaaagggaaatatgcctTCAGTTGCAGCTCTTCCTTTAATCCTTTAAGCTATGCTCccaatgcgtgagaaaaatgggtgtcatgcgtgagatcgtgagacagaccctaaatgcttgagtctcactgacaatgcgtgagacttggtagctctgaatCCGtgatggtccgtgtggctgccgtgtagctgccgtgttgatccctGTAGATgtcgtgtttgtccgtgtagacgccgcgctcttccgtccttatccgtgtagctgagCTACCGTGTTGATACCGTTTGTACAGTCTAAAGCTCCAGTCCAGGATAGTTTCGCCCTGGATAGAGCGTCGACGAGCTTGATGACTGTGCACATACACGGTATCACAAGGCATCTATACGGCATTTTCACGGCGTTTACCTGGACCATGCGGTGTAGATCCCCTTGaggatccgtgtttatatgtgacttgggccttaggggcacttcactcatttGACAGCGACATAATGCGTAAGCTTCACGAAACAATTTATAAAATTCATggatcctgttcaaacaaaggatgaacttgctcAGACCAGATGACtagaatgatccgtcaattaaaacttaaaaaagcatcaatttcattatttctcatttaacgcattaacaatctctttctgttgatattgccaaataccacttttgctgtcagatggatgtgctggcaagcagcatctataaggattacatgaattatcattacatcacagatgctcaTCACCGTGAATTCAAATCGAACATGCTTATttgtacgaatgacctttcttctgctcatgcgcaaaatgTAACTGCGAGCTAGCTTATATTTCTATGGTTGTAATATCCAAGCTATGTCACTCATTGTCTgatttccagaccctttgccaaccgGACTCCGCGGGGATGTAGTTGCCCAATATCCTGTATAGCAAAATAGTACGAGTACAttagagggtctggaagccagactatgTTACTCACCACTTGGTCACGGTGCATCATCAATACCACTCCTGATTTGGTATGTTCCGATGTATCTGAAAATAGTCTGTATTCTTTCCATCGTTTTCCCACTGCTGTGGTGGCATCTTCAGTATAACATTCAAATGCCACGTCAACGCAAAAATCACGtctgtcatcatcaccattctCATCCACATGAAAACCATGGCGAGGAGGGTCAATCAGGAACCCACGGTCAGCACACTCTATCATACCATTGATGATATCAAGACCAAGTTCATTCCGTAGAGCTGAGGTAAAGTAGAGTAGATAGCGGAACTCTTCACAGCGATTCAGGATTGTCCTCTTCAGTTTGTTGTACTCGGAAGGATCACTGGTGAATAAGCTATCAATATATAACCCTGCAACATATTCTTGGAACAATTTGTGGGGAAACGAAACAACTGACACAACGAAGGATGGAATAAGAACTTTACGCCGACGCTCCCTACTGATAACATCTCTATCTATTGTTAAGACCCCGACTCTGCAGCATGTTTCCATGGCATCACGACAAACTCGGAATTGTTCTTCGGGAAATGATAGCTTTTTGTCCAACAGACCTTTCAGCGCTATCGAACTTATGTCTTCAATAGCCTTACTAGCATTGTTGAAATGTTTAACAACGTTCCGATTCTGTAAATTTTCACATACTTTTGATGCATAATGTTCTTTCAGAAAGGATATCATTTCTCCAAAGACTTTGGAGAAAGTTTGCagcttttgcatttcttttcgtCTCATTTCACTTACATTGTTCCACATGAGACAAATCATTGTACAATAGATCGGAAATGGGGCCATATACGACCGGATAACGTTATTTTCTTCTATGAAACTGATTAAGTTTTCTGCCAGAACGTCCTTCTCTGTAGCCCGATAATACTTCCTGATATAAGTTGATAAATTCTCCTTGTTAAATCCCTCCACGCTAAGTAAAGTGTAAGCTTCCGCAAGATTCTTTTCCTCCATGAATTCATTTGTTCTCCATGGTCGTGTGGTCACAATTACCTTGCATGACTTATGTTGCGTTAATCCTAGAATGCGAATGATGGCACTGCTTTTCTTTTCACTTAGTTTCCATTTAAATTCGTCGAACCCATCAAGCACAAAAAGAACTTTACTTGGATTTGTTGAGATGTAGTATTCTATCTCCTTCGTTGTTACTGCGTTTAAGTCAGAGAGATATCTCTTTACAATACTGCCGATACTTTTTTCGTTTGTGACATGTCGAAGCGGAATAAGGAGTAACATATCCAGATCCTGGAGAATTCTTCCTTGGCTCCAGTCCCAGGCAATTTTAGCACAGAGAGTTGTCTTGCCGACACCTCCTTCACCCTGAACAAGTAggtgctttgaaagttgactaTTTCTATCGCTGGTCAACAGATCACTGTATGTTATCGGCGTCTTATGCATGCTACTTCTGTCTATTAGACTCAAATTAGTATATATTTCATCCAATTCGACACGTTCCATAAAGTTCAGTGGATCCACTGAGACCTTGCGTTGTGACAACCGGTAATAACTCTTTAGTTCGTCTTTACATTGCTGCACCTGTCCCTTTGTAAGCGTCGGTGGTCCTAAGGAAGAATCAACACAGTTAGATAGAAAATATCATCATAAATTACACATgtgaaacaaaatattcattttattatgATGTATTATATCTACTGTATATGTAGTCTCTGAAAGTTTGCTCGAAACAGCTTTCACTTTACGGTAGTCCTGACCTGCAATGGATATAGGTTTTCAGGCGGCgcaaattttttaaaaatttaaatCTGCGACGCTAACGCTAATACCACGCAACCTCTGGGGTAGGGCAATGTCTTTCGCAGGTGCATCACACCATTTTTACCCTAATTAGCATCGTCTCAGCGTTCGcatcgcagatctaaagctcagGGGTGACGACGCAAAATGATTTGCTGGGACAGTATGACATTAGTGAAGGAACAGAAGACAACTGCACTATCTTTCACATTATTGATTTTTCTCCAAACTCCCTGAAAACCCAAACGCTTTCCCAATTTTGGCCCCTTTCCCCCAAGTAATGCAAGTATTTTGACACTTTATCATCACTGCAatactttctttccaacattccTAAACGGACATCAACGTGACCTCAAACACATCCATTACATTAATATTCTTGTAATTGTCTTTCTCTACTCAATTTCCCAACCCTGACCAACTCCTATCTTTTAGAccaaaaagtaacaaaataagatattttttaaACTGCCCGTGTTCTTGATACTTCTTTCTACAATGGATCTGAtacttagaaaaaaacaaacagctcGTCTCTTCtttcaaacaaaaacactagACAAAATGCTAGAGGATTGGGTCTCGCTGACAGTCTCTGCGCTACTCCTTCATTCCAGGTCGAATTCTAACTCACATAAGGCCATCATCTCTGCGTGTGTGTCACTGTATAGTAACCTGGTGTACTACCATTCGCTCTAAATCCGAAATCACAAAATAAGGCGAAATATTTCAACCACTATGATGAGTAATATAAATATTTGTCTATTAATGACGAAGTTAAATTATTGCCACCGTATTGCCACCGTATTTTCTCTATAATCATCTGACAACATTTTGTCTTTTACTAGTTCGTCTAATTTTCATTGTGTATAATAATATTTCTTATTTGGTTTATGTCACTAACTATTACTATTCATTATTAGTAATTAATATTTTGTCTACTTTGTATTTGGTCTATATATTGGTTCCGATAGGTCTTACAAGGacatctcactgagcggcgaatgtTTGTGAGTGTAGCGAATTCTGCGGAATTTTTAAGGTTTCGTCAAGGTTTGCTAACAGTGGAAATCAAATTCGTAAACAGTTTTCTTAATTTGGaacaacatttcaaatttctaccatCTGTGCTACCATTACTTCTTCTCTTATGTCGTTTGAAAATGGATTAGACAGAAGATtaattttcctccattattgtccccgccgaacgagttcgagcaggggactatgaaacgggctccgtacgtgtgtgtgtccgtgtgtccgtgtgtccgtccgtccgtctgtgcgtccgtgtgtgatcaaaatgttcaatttgctgcttctctgtcatttatgagccgattttgattctgcttgctttatatgatagcactacatgggagctttgaaacttctacacagaatttcagttgtgacctttgaccttgacctttgacctatattgtacattttgcttcaaaatgctactccttcgccatttctaacccgatttcgattccgtttgctttatgtgatggcactaggtgagggcttcaaaacttctacacagaattttgacctttgacttttttacctttgaccttgatttttgacctatattgtatattggctacaaaatgctactccttcgccatttctaacccgatttcgattccgtttgctttatgtgatggcactaggtgagggcttcaaaacttctacacagaattttgacctttgacttctttgacctttgaccatgatttttgacctgtattgcacattttgctacaaaatgctactccttcgccatttctaacccgatttcaattctgtttgctttatgtgatggcactaggtgagggcttcaaaacttcttcacagaattttgacctttgaccttgattttcgacctgtattgtacattttgctacaaaatgctactccttcgccatttctaaccagatttcaattccgtttgctttatgtgatggcactaggtgagggcttcaaaacttcttcacagaattttgacctttgacttctttgacctatgaccttgatttttgacctatattgtacattttgctacaaaatgctactccttcgccatttctaacccgatttcgattccgtttgctttatgtgatggcattaggtgagggctttaaaacttctacacagaattttgacctttgagttctttgacctttgaccttgatttttgatctgtattgtacattttgctacaaaatgctactccttcgccatttctaacccgatttcaattccgtttgctttatgtgctggcactaggtgagggcttcagaacttctacacagaattttgacctttgacttctttgacctttgaccttgatttttgacctgtattgtacatttgctacaaaatgctacttccggcggggacatatattacgcaccgcgtaatttctacttttccttgtctattttgtctttctttatctATGGAGGGTTTCAAAGACATTTTGGAGATCATAAGgtgatttttgcaaattgatttGCATTTATTAATGTGTTGAATCtgtcttttgtttcattgttaaaTGAAAGAGTATACgcttgaataacaacttgtcaACTAGgtcaatattgagtttttcatattttctgaaagaactaccCTTCTTCTACGTTATTcttaaatttgggatcataaaatgaatgggaaagtgccttttcagcagtttttctacaactcaCTTTTGTAAaatagtgagatcaggtatgtctttgaggccccttttcatttcttgataaccctttgcacactcttcactttcaagtctgataactttgaAGGGAtaaggctactgctttgaaagttggcaataATCATGGTCAGGATGTGATAATAGATCATGATCAACTTCAACTTAATCAAATAATCTCTTCTTTGTTGTTGCCCCAGTGGTTAAcgtcctgttttgttttgtttttggtcccattcatcgcacagctagcacggtttggtaaatattaagtgcttgaatagacagacagaccctatacttcagagcctcttttcttggttcacacttttccagagtgcatgctatctttccaatatttagattttgattttaattaaGTAATACATCAtcttaaagcttagagtctgctctttcagaatctgcccttaactaaaaatccatgtctggcgactttttgtttgtggtgcagggtcacagacacacacacacgcacgcacacacacacacacacacatatatgtatatatatatatatatatatatatatatatatgtatatatatataaacatatgcaTATGAAATGTTGAGAATGTCATACAGGGTTTCTGTGTTAATGAACAGCAAGAAATAAGCATTCACTGGGGATAAGattataataaataaaatgCTTCTCATACTCGTTATTAGTTCTTCCACTTCTTCACCAAGTCGCTCTTGTTGCTGGCGTGGTCTCCGCCAGCAGATGTTGAGGACACATCCTGGGAAACATAACATCAGCAACGTCAGCAGCATGAATACTATACAAATCATGTTAACCAATGCATTTGTATcacaatatacagtataatataGAGAGTAAATATTCGCTTGTTAATATTAATGTTATCATATAACTATCTTTCCTATTCCCAAGCATTATAGAGCTTATGGGACTTAAATCACTAGAAGAAAGGCGTCAGTATATGTTGCTAGAGTTTGTTCGTAATGTTTTCAAATCAAATACGTCAAATCACTGGTTTTAGCCTTCGAATCCCACTAGGAGTTTAAGAAACAATCAATTGGGTCCTGAGCAAAAGTACAAAGCTAATTGCTATTAAATGAAGTTTACCAGCATATCATTGAATTAAACCATGTTGTCTATACTTAAAATGTCCTACTTCTTATAATCGTGAAATTATAATCTTTCTTCGTTTGATGTGTGACTTTAAGTTTTACAAGTGTTGAATTGAAACTTATGATCATTGTAGGGGTATATCTGAAGACATGTAGgcgtcatgtgtatgtgtgtttctttcttctcctttttttctgtgactgtgtgtgtgtgcgcgcgcgagCGATTGATTCTACATTGATGTCTATGATTGTTATCTTTTTAAGTGGGTAATTGTCCTTCAATTTGCGTTTTGATAACATCTTATCTGTTCGGTATGTCTTATTTGTCATAGTTAAAAAGTTGCATTTCCATATGTATCATCTTTGTTATATTGTTTTACAATGTAATGGATTGATGATTAGTCTTCAGCCTACATTCctcgtttgtttgcttgtttttttttttttaataaaccatTAATAGTCAATTAATTCCAATCTTTAAAAATTAGAATTGGACCATTCTAACACACTGATTAAAATGAGAGATAGTAAGGAGATAGAATTTCGtaaatgaagagagagaaaaacaaagtatGGATACGGAACTCTGCAAAAGCATTCAAGAAAACATGCATTTTTCGGTGAGAGAAGCGCATGTCAAATAA comes from Diadema setosum chromosome 17, eeDiaSeto1, whole genome shotgun sequence and encodes:
- the LOC140241071 gene encoding uncharacterized protein gives rise to the protein MICIVFMLLTLLMLCFPGCVLNICWRRPRQQQERLGEEVEELITRPPTLTKGQVQQCKDELKSYYRLSQRKVSVDPLNFMERVELDEIYTNLSLIDRSSMHKTPITYSDLLTSDRNSQLSKHLLVQGEGGVGKTTLCAKIAWDWSQGRILQDLDMLLLIPLRHVTNEKSIGSIVKRYLSDLNAVTTKEIEYYISTNPSKVLFVLDGFDEFKWKLSEKKSSAIIRILGLTQHKSCKVIVTTRPWRTNEFMEEKNLAEAYTLLSVEGFNKENLSTYIRKYYRATEKDVLAENLISFIEENNVIRSYMAPFPIYCTMICLMWNNVSEMRRKEMQKLQTFSKVFGEMISFLKEHYASKVCENLQNRNVVKHFNNASKAIEDISSIALKGLLDKKLSFPEEQFRVCRDAMETCCRVGVLTIDRDVISRERRRKVLIPSFVVSVVSFPHKLFQEYVAGLYIDSLFTSDPSEYNKLKRTILNRCEEFRYLLYFTSALRNELGLDIINGMIECADRGRDFCVDVAFECYTEDATTAVGKRWKEYRLFSDTSEHTKSGVVLMMHRDQVQSLSIDNANCGRTVSRGLAEGMCSSSVLREVSVSYSQFHADFFKILSKKAWNCKIQDLKLAFNSWDEDLQNQSSIGRDLAEWVCSLPHLSSFSVTCYYLPDNFLSTTASLASSCQIQDLQLYFEDWNDDSPQQFWREDLARWVCTLPRLSSFSVLCPYLSDKFFSTAAILASSCQVLKISRNIMIKNLKLTFDITEDDFQRQSSLGKDLAKWICTMPSLSSFCVECPYLPAGFFSTAIDLAQVCQLESITVNGTPVNELVSP